DNA sequence from the Cucumis melo cultivar AY chromosome 6, USDA_Cmelo_AY_1.0, whole genome shotgun sequence genome:
gaagaaagaagaaaaagaactaaGTTCCATAATGCTGCAATGCATCATATTCTGTAATACAAGATGAGTCTTTCACAGACAAATCCACTCTCCTCTCTCTCTAAGCCATTAAAATTACAATATAGGGCCTCAAAACAAGTTTCTCTCTCGGGTCATATAACTAAAACGTCATTTTCTAACAAATACTACTGTATATAGAGCTACCTCTCTTTCACAAGTATAGAACTGATCTAAACAAAAATAATGTTGATAAATGCCATCTGAAGTAACATCAATTCAACAAGAATAGAAAGAAGTATCATCTCACTTTGGCCCCCTCGTTTTTCAATCTAAAAGCCAGCTTTCCTGCAACATGGAGTTGTAAAGATATTATTTGGTAGTTTGAGTAATAACAGTGCAAATAAGTATAATCCGATTGAGCAAATGGACAGAGATGTAGATAGTTTGTAACATAGAATATTTAACAactttttaaaaggaaaaaaactaTGTTCGAGACACATCTACGTCAAAGTAAATAGTCATCTGCCGTTTTCGAAACAAGATCGGTGATTACATCAAAGAGCACCAATTACTGACTAAAAAAGATAAGCTATGTCGAGTAAAAGGGTGCTTCGTTTTGCACCAAGAAAATGAACCATGTTAACTCTAGGTCTTACCAAGGGATGTTGTCTTTCCACCCCCGTTAACACCAACTATCATAATCACAGCTGGTTTGCTGACGACATATTAAGAATAGAATCAGAATTAGTGCTTGAAATGGCATGTTTAGTTTGATAGATTGCACAAACAAGAAACCATAAAGAAAACACACCGGAATCCAAGTTGAAGGTCATTTTTGCTCCCCTTCCCTTTCAACAACTCCAAGACATTCTTCTTTAACGCTTCCTAGGATCATTTTGATCAATGTATAACAAGTTTGATCGAGCACAACAGATTGTTTGGAAATGGAAATATCAAATTGAAAACCAGTGGAATCTAAAACAATTCTTTCATCAAATTGTCCATCCACAACCAAACTGCCCCTTTAGTGCAAAATTCCATGATTCAAAAATCAAAGCAGTACATAAAATTGTTCCGACTAAAACCTATATGAATATAAAATCTTTGTATGTGAAATTTCTCCATAGTGGAAAGAAAGGTAAATTTAGTGCCCCACTAGTGCTTGATTTAACGGTAAACCTACAGATGAACTCATTACCTTTATTTCACTACCCGATTTAAGCTTCCCGGCCAATATGTCATCACGCAAGCTGTCCACGATCTTAATTGTGATCCTTGGCCCAAAATCAGAAACCAATAATGCCTACAAAATTTCAACAAGACTATTAACTATAGATTTTAATTTGCCTCACGTATAATTTTACGAAAGTGTCCAGTCTCCAAAAATAGAAGGACTACTACTtacatcaatgaacaagggcatAACCAAATTACAAAACAATACAAATTTCAGTAATAAGAGAGTATAGGATTTAAACTCATTCTAGGAAATAAAGACCAGAGAAAAGTTTAAAAGAAGAGATAAACGTACACCAAAACAGAATTACATTTCCATTGAATCCACATTCTGGAAAACAAAACTTAAGAGAATAGTAGATAAGTGCTGAAAAATTCGTACACCAAAACAGAATTACATTTCCATTGAATCCAATTCATGAACAGAACTGTTTTCCTTTTTCAGGAAATGCTTCATTGATTGAGACGAAGATAAGCAAAAGAGACTACAGAAAAGGAACAGAAGACAAACCTCTTCGAGTTCTTCGAGAACTCTATCGGTTTCCGCGAGGTTCCAATACAGAAGTAGCTCATCGATAACAGCAAGGTTGTCTCGGGTTTTTGAGAAGCCCGAGAAGATCTTCTCCACATCACTTTTGGCCTTCTCCTTCAGCAGCCTGCCAAGCCGAGTGAAGAATCCCGTCTGACCGGCAGAGCATCTGAAACGAGAACCATCCCCGTGGATTCGCCGGAAAGGAGTTGTTGGCCGAAGCGAAGGAACAATTAAGCTTCGGGGTGAAGGATTTGAGAGAAAGGATAGTTGAGAGAGTGAGGCCGCGGCCATAACTTTTTTCCAGCTCCGAGAACGGAAACGCCAGATGGATAAACTACTCCTAGAAACGCAATAGACGACGACGTTTTGATTGGTTAATCGTATTCCTTCGAAACGTCGTCGTTTTTCTTTAGAAATAGGTCCAAATCCATTCATTAGGCTCAAATCATCGGAAAGTCCATCAAGATTTGTAAGAGTAAGAACTCCAAATAGGAACTCCGATCACTACGCCGCCGCTACTCCGGCAGAGTGCCGCCGTCTCCGCCACTGGAACTCTAACCGTTGCTCTTGAAGTGATCGCCGGTTCCGAGTCCGATTCCAGTTCCTTAACTCTCACTGAAATGTTAACGATTCCATTTCGTTCACCATTTCCATCTCTCAATCTATAACtcagtaaatgtaaataacTTTCCGGCCTATACCGTCCGAGAAAATCCGACACCGGAACGTTCGCAGTTCCGACGATCCTATTCCTCGAATTAGAACCACAATGCACCTCGATCGTCAAGAACACTGTATCCACCGGAATCTCCAACGCCATTTTCTCATTCCAGAACGGATAACTGCCGCCTCGTTCGTCAATTTCTGTACTTCCACCGCCGCCGCCAAAGCTCTGGCGAGCGAACTTGACGGTCACGAATGTCTTCCTACTCACAGGTTTCCGATCGATTCGCAAATCCTCCCCTGAGACGACGGTGATTTCAATACTCCGAAACGACGTCGTCGCCATAGACTGGAAACCGATCGGGAAAAGAAAGTTGAAGGAGTGAAGTTATAAAGTGAGCGAAACTAAGCAACTGAAGAGTGGAAAGTGATCAGAACAAACATTCTGTTTGCCGGATAGAGATTGGAGGAAGTTTATAGGCGATTTCCGATTGGAAATTTTGGAGGAAAAAACGATTCGACGTCAGAACGATGACGCTTAAAGGGGTGACGgactttttttattcttttcatgAGAGAAGAAATTGTGAATAGTGGTTTTAATATTATAACTTTGGAAGAATGaatatagttttattttataattaaagttaaaagtatttaataattattattttatgtcTTTTATTTCCCTCTTCTTTCAAAATTCTTCTAAAAATGAATATAAATTTTGGAAAAGAGAGAATATGTTTAGAAAAACCAAATTGGTTCCACCCTATGTGCAAAGTGCAACCAAACTAATACAAATCTATcatctaatatatattttttcaaataatattgttttcCAAAATTGAGTACTAGTTTGGTCGATTAATTAGATGGATCGGTTTAATTGttcaaaatttcttttaaaatttaccaatttcaattttttctaaATTCACATCTACCA
Encoded proteins:
- the LOC103483298 gene encoding cell division protein FtsY homolog, chloroplastic produces the protein MNGFGPISKEKRRRFEGIRLTNQNVVVYCVSRSSLSIWRFRSRSWKKVMAAASLSQLSFLSNPSPRSLIVPSLRPTTPFRRIHGDGSRFRCSAGQTGFFTRLGRLLKEKAKSDVEKIFSGFSKTRDNLAVIDELLLYWNLAETDRVLEELEEALLVSDFGPRITIKIVDSLRDDILAGKLKSGSEIKEALKKNVLELLKGKGSKNDLQLGFRKPAVIMIVGVNGGGKTTSLGKLAFRLKNEGAKILMAAGDTFRAAASDQLEIWADRTGCEIVVAERENAKASSVLSQAVKRGKEGGFDIVLCDTSGRLHTNYSLMEELIACKKAVAKVIPGAPNEILQVLDGTTGLNMLPQAREFNDVVGITGLILTKLDGSARGGCVVSVVDELGIPVKFVGVGEGLEDLQPFDPEAFVDAIFS
- the LOC103483297 gene encoding BON1-associated protein 2-like; this translates as MATTSFRSIEITVVSGEDLRIDRKPVSRKTFVTVKFARQSFGGGGGSTEIDERGGSYPFWNEKMALEIPVDTVFLTIEVHCGSNSRNRIVGTANVPVSDFLGRYRPESYLHLLSYRLRDGNGERNGIVNISVRVKELESDSEPAITSRATVRVPVAETAALCRSSGGVVIGVPIWSSYSYKS